The following nucleotide sequence is from Drosophila simulans strain w501 chromosome 3L, Prin_Dsim_3.1, whole genome shotgun sequence.
CTTGACTTTGTGACCGCTTCTCCACTGTGGGAATAGAAGGCCATGGTGGGAATGCTGCTGCTCAGCGTCACCCTGCGCATCTTGCTCTGCGGCGAACCAGAGTCGGAGTCCGCTGAAGGAGCAGCCTGGGTGGACGTTTCAGGGTGCTGTCGCTTTTGCGGCTTATGATCGTATGCTTCTTCGTCTGATTCGGGCACCTCGAAATCAATCTTCATACCACTTCTTGGGCTTTCTGGCCATTTTGCTGCGGCTCCTTTGGAAGATCTCGCTGTTTTATTGTCATTCGACTTGAAAACTTCTACTGGGGATTTGGATCTGCTACTGGTGTTTTCTATCTTAAAtgcttcttttttaatatctcGGTTTTCTTCGTCATCCGACCTCAAGTTCTCATGTACATGGGCAGCGGCCTTTCTTCGGCTATTTCTGGTTTTTGGACTGATGATTTGCGAGCTCCTTGTTTCACGAACTTCTGTATTCTTCCTGAAGTTCTTACTGCTAGAAGGTTTCCCGTCCTCCGACTGGGACTCTTCATCTGGGCTCGTTTTCTTCGGTTTAGTTGTATGCACTTGGGCAGTGGTCTTTAGGCTGTGGTTGTGTTTCTTCTTTGATCTTTCTAACATCGATCTTGGATCCTGACCTTTCATTAGCATATCTGCCACCTTGCTTAGCCTAGTCTGAAATGATTCTGGGGAGGAGAACGAATCTGGATCCTTCTGCGCACTGAAGGTTCGTGGACTGCGTCTGATGCTAGTTCTGGCTCTCGAAGAAGGAGTTCCTTCAGAGGAAGAGGTGGGCGACGACATTGAAGAATCAGCTCGCTTTCTTTGGACCCTCAGCTGGCGGGGACTGCTGTTgcgactgttgctgctgctgttgctatttaGCCGCATGGTGGCTGTAAACAATTGGGGCAGCTGCTCCGCCGTGGCAGTCATGACTCCGCCACGGGTTTTCTTGTTCTCCTTGTTGGTTTCCGGGCTGCTGTTCGCACTGCTGCTCGACTTGGCGGCGCCTGCGGCAAAGAGACTCCTGCCCTGCCTGTTGGCCGCCACATGGGTCTTCAATGGCAAGACACCCAGACTGTCTACGTCCGcatcatcctcgtcgtcgttgATCTGGCGGAGCCTGGATCTGGGACTGCCGAACAGTTGCCGCTTGCGCTCCGAAAGGCGCGGAGTGGCCATGCGACCGGGACGCCCACTACCCGTCGGGGTCTCCATGATCGCGCGCAAATcttttatttcgcattaacTTTGTCCAAATTGTGACTCCTTCGCGCTTTTTTGTAGCTGCCTAGTGTTGGGGGTGGTTGGATCGATCGGGGTCTCTGCGGTCGTTTGCCAACACTTGACAGATCGTCTGTGTTTTTActgcaatttttataaatactaaatacactacattgtttttaaatgtttttacagcaatgtttgaaaatattaaataaattgcaatgtaaatattttctgttaGTTATGATTTTTTCTAccacattttacatttaacatttttccttGAAACGATCAAGTCAGCTAGCAGTTTTCGGTAAATTATTTGTACATATTCATTCTACAATTTCTGTAAAGTAAATAAGGAAGGAAGTCAATTATTTCCTTGATCCGAGACAAAGTTCCATTTATTGAGTTACAATCATAATCGCTGAACTTTCTATAACTTTTTCCAATcttcatatattttaaaaattttcgcATTATTTTAACCGATATTTGTACAGAGTTAAAGTGACCATAACGGGACAAGCTCTTGCTGGTATTTCCAGCCAAGTCAGACTCAGTCACACTCTTCCAGACGTTACACAGTCATACTGCGGACAAAGGACAAATCGATTTGGGAAAATCTGCTGCTCGGCCCGGAAAGTAGAAAGAATAAAACtgtgcatttaaaatttaatttgcagccAAACCCCGCTGCCGATCAGGTAAGTCAGCTCCTCCACATTATCCATACCGCATTTGAAAGCCACGCCAACGAAAGCAACGAGAACCGTGAGAAAGTGTGAACTCTAGCCGCCGccatcttttttttatgtatgcGTTAGGCCAACGCCAATAATGCGAATTAAAACCGAGTTTATTAAGATTACTGGCTAATCGCGCTCCTTGTGCTGCTGCCTAAATGTTTACCCTTTGCTCGTATTGgttaaaatagaaaaaaattgcACTGTCTTCTCTCTTCTCTTGAGGTATCGCGTTTGTtcgtcgccgtcgtcgtccTCCAACCGcggtatatacatacaaacatatcggcaaatatatatatatatatatatatattttcgacgcagccgccgccgccgccgcgtAGATATCCATTTTCCGGGATTACCCCACCCAGAGTGATATAAACGATATAACCGTGGACGACCACGCAGCGGAACCCGCTGCCGCCATGCCCGGAGCCGGCACGTTCAAGTTATTCATCGGGAATTTAGACGAGAAGACACAGGCCACCGAGCTGCGTGCACTGTTCGAGAAGTACGGTACCGTCGTCGAGTGCGACGTGGTGAAGAACTATGGCTTCGTCCACATGGAGACGGAGCAGCAGGGTCGCGATGCCATACAGAATCTGAACGGTTATACGCTGAACGAGTTCGCCATCAAGGTGGAGGCGGCCAAGAGCCGGCGGGCGCCCAATACGCCGACCACGAAAATCTTCGTGGGAAATCTAACGGACAAGACGCGGGCGCCGGAGGTGCGGGAACTGTTTCAGAAATACGGCACCGTCGTCGAATGCGACATTGTGCGCAACTATGGTTTTGTCCATCTGGACTGTGTCGGTGATGTGCAGGACGCCATTAAGGAGCTGAACGGTCGCGTTGTCGATGGCCAGCCGCTCAAGGTTCAAGTGTCGACCAGTCGGGTCCGCCCCAAGCCGGGCATGGGCGATCCGGAGCAGTGCTATCGGTGCGGAAGATCCGGGCATTGGTCGAAAGAGTGTCCGCGACTGTACGGCAGTGCCGGAGGCGGACGCGAGCCGCCATCGCCCCTCAGCGCCGGCGGCTACAGAGATCGCATGTACGGTCGTGACCCGTatccgccgccaccaccgccgccgccgttcCTGCGTGACCGCATCATGGATGGCTTTAGGGTAAATTCAGCATCCATTTTGCCCCCCGATCAAATCATCCATTGTGCCCATGTATTATTCACATTCTGTGCTGCTACTAATCTGAAACTTGTTTTCCCACCCGCAGGACTATGACTACTATGACCGCCGCTTCGAGGACTCACGCGATCTGTACGAGCGTCGCTATCAGACCTCGCGAATGCGCGACTTCCCACCGCCGCCCATCTCTCGCCGCGAACCCATGCCTCTACCGCCCACCTTAAGCGGTAGCCTGCGCTCCTGCAGCGTTTCTCGTGGATACGACACTATGTTCAGCCGGCGttcgcctccgccgccgcGTAGCAGCAATGGAATGAGTCGTTACGGGTAGGTAACACTTCGAGTGATTGAAATGTCGCACTTTCTTttgcaaatatgtatgtactaaAGTTAATTCTTATCAGATGACTAAGTTGTACATACTTACTTGCAAATAAAGACCAAGAAAGTGCTTTGTTTGATGAAAATATACAACGAAATGTTAAAATGTAGATAACATACGTATATATCCATTGAACCTATTTTGAAATCAGTTTTTAATGAGTTATTTTCTTTCTCACCCCAGCTCACCCACTCCACATGGTTACGAGGACTTTAGTCGCGATGCATTCGACGAACGCATGATTTCGTCGCGCGGAATGCGCGGTCCATCGCCGCCGGGTCGCAGATATGCGCCCTACTGAGATGAGTTTTACTATCACGGCAGCAGCTGAGTAGCGGTTGCACTACCCATGCCCCTGCCCATGGGTCACACTTTCTACCACACAACCAGCAATCGAAGAACGGCGCCTGGGGACTGCTGGCTGCTCTGCTGGTCGCCAGCGACGGCCTACTACCATAACCACCAAGCACACCAGCAGCACATGCTGATGCCGACGACAATTTCACAACTGTGGCTGCCGCCTTGGTAAACCACATACATTTTACTAAGCCCAAACTAACCATTACTCGTACACTTAAACAAGAAGATGGAAACACGTGTCGAAGCATCCTTCCTACTTGCAAAACACGCCTAAAAGACTAGACAACGACGTGCAACCTCT
It contains:
- the LOC27209382 gene encoding RNA-binding protein lark codes for the protein MPGAGTFKLFIGNLDEKTQATELRALFEKYGTVVECDVVKNYGFVHMETEQQGRDAIQNLNGYTLNEFAIKVEAAKSRRAPNTPTTKIFVGNLTDKTRAPEVRELFQKYGTVVECDIVRNYGFVHLDCVGDVQDAIKELNGRVVDGQPLKVQVSTSRVRPKPGMGDPEQCYRCGRSGHWSKECPRLYGSAGGGREPPSPLSAGGYRDRMYGRDPYPPPPPPPPFLRDRIMDGFRDYDYYDRRFEDSRDLYERRYQTSRMRDFPPPPISRREPMPLPPTLSGSLRSCSVSRGYDTMFSRRSPPPPRSSNGMSRYGSPTPHGYEDFSRDAFDERMISSRGMRGPSPPGRRYAPY